Genomic DNA from Coffea arabica cultivar ET-39 chromosome 7e, Coffea Arabica ET-39 HiFi, whole genome shotgun sequence:
ACTTAAAATAATGTGATTAAAAAGTCAAATCAATTCATATGCACCTGTCCCTTGCGAAAACACTAGCCCCTGCATCCAAAAGCAACTTTGCCATAAAATATTGTCCTTGAGAAGCAGCTACATGGAGTGGAGTTCGTTGATCATAGTCCTTGGAGTTTGGATCAATGCCTCTAGTTAGAAACCTTCGAAGGAGATCCGAGTCACCCTTCGCAACCACCGTACACAAAAAGTTACCAGCATTCTCAATCTGCAACGATGCTCCTTCTTTCACAAGTAATGATGCAACATGTTCATGTCCACTCTTGATAGCTTCAAGTAATGGCGTGTTGCCAAAGTTATCTACTTCCATAATGCATCAACTTAGTATTTTTGAGATCTTCAGATACAGAAGTCCATCAGGAATTCAATTGCAAGAAGATTCTTTGAAGGTTACCTGTGACATTTATGTCTACACCCTCTTGGATAAGAAATTGAGCAATATCTTCATATCCTCTTGATGCAGCAAGATGCTGGTGAGAAGACAAAATGAAAAGCTCTACTCAGTCAACACTTGCAGGAAACAATTATCTGATACTTCTATCATAAGCAACACTCAGTGAAACAACTAAGACACACTAATAATCAGTATTATGATGCCATGTACAATATTAAAAGGAAATTTACCAAGGGCGACCGTCCATCATAATCGTTCTTGTTAGGATCAGCACCAGCTCGGATCAAATTTTTCAGCTGCTGAAGATCACCGTAATAAGCTGCACTATTTACCTTCAGAGCCAGTTCAGCCTCTTGCTTTACAATATGGAGTGTAATGTCTGACTCCAGTTGCTTCAAGCTAAAAGCTGAATCCTTTTCCTGTTGTAGGATTTTAGACATAATGAAGAAACTAAAATACCATGCTTTTTTGTTCTTGATGAAGAGATGAGAAAAGAAcaataacataaaaaataaaattcagaaACTAGTTTGGAAGATATCAAAGAAATTAACTTTATGCACAACCAGCCAGAGAAAACCAATAGAAGCAGGAGAAAACATAAGTCAGAATTGGATCATTACAAGAGTTAAAATACCTCCAGTAAGTTAGTCAGAACTGTTCTCCCATCATGAAAATAAACCTCAAGAATATTGGAGAATGACTGCTTATCAATCCGAAGAAGTCGACATAGCTCACAAACCCGAACAGTATACGGCTGTGGAATGTTACAAAGAATAGAAACAATTCCAAATACACTGTTAGGCTCTAGAAGTGAAAGTGTCTCTTCCGAGCCATCTTTTGCTGTGCCAACCTCCTCCTGCACAAAAAGACTTTCATCAATTTAAAATTGATAAGGCCTGATAAGAACAGATGTTGACATGATTTTTTTTCTGGCAGTATACTGCCATCATGTTGTGCAGTGTCCTTATCCCAAATAATTTGATAAAGATAATCCAAATTGATTTTATTCCATGCTGGGCAAGTTAGGTAGAGTATAGGCTCTAAGAAAGAATGGGTATCACTAACATATTGGAAAAGTTATGGACATAAGTTCAACCGAAATAAAAGTTGAAACAAATGAAAATGTCTCACAATTTTTGGCTCAGTGGAGACTTTCACTGCTCCCTTCACAAACATGTCATTTAGAGAAAAAGAATTGGAAAAACAGACATATTTGAAGATGAGCAATTGCAAATCCGGAATGTATGGCGTGTAAGAAAGAAATGACAATTGAATCACATAAAAAGAAGTTAGGAATGAAGGCTACATCTGATATAGAAAGTTTATTAAGCAGAATACctaccaaaacaccatggcaGACAAAATATAGCTGGTCTACTGCATGTCCTTGTTCCATAATGACTTCTCCCGGAAGGAAGAACTCCTCGTGAACTCTAGTTACCTGATAATGAGACAGTATGAAAATAAATCAATGATTCAGGGCCACAAGAGAGATTCAATTCTCTCCAGATTCTTCTTATTCTCATAATTGATGCTCAGAACTGATACTTGTGCAGAAATTCTATTTCTCGGTTCATTTTTGTCAATATGAAACATATACCAAGAATTGAACAGAAATAACAAAACTTCTTTCACGGCTGCAATCATGTCTCAGCAACTGTGTCTCTAGTCCCATCTTATTATTGCCATAGTCAACATGTAGCCTCTATCATGATTTATAAGGCCAAATCAAATACGTACAGTAAAATTTGAATCCCTTATAGCAGAACTATGCATTAGAACTCCTCCATTCCTGAATCTGCAGCAATTTTAAATGTAgtccatctctctctctctctctctctctctctaacaaACATGGTGCATACAGTAATTCTGTTTTCCTAATTTGTACGACCAAGGCCAATGAAAACTATAACTAAATGTATACCTCATGATTACTTAACATCAGAACTAGTTTGGAAATTCCCTTTCAGACTATTAAGAGAGGGTATCATGGTAAATTTTTAACGAGTAACAAGAGAATCCATGTTATAAACTCATTCAACAAAAACACAGAAGTAACAACAGATGGTTTATGGCCAACACAGCATGAAGAAGTACAATCAGAAGAAAATAGTGGTCTCAACTTGAACGCATCTGTACATAATGTAATATTCCAAGCAAATATAAAAATCAACAAATCGCTATATAGATGCATCAAGAGTCATGATTCTAaagtacaaaaataaataacttactATCTGATTGATAAATTCTGCTGAACATCCCTTAAAAAGAATAACCTCTTCGATATAGGACTTGTATAAACTCTGAGAAATCTGAAAATCAGTATATTAACTCATCAATAAGATGTTAGATTGTATGGACCTATTCAAGAAATAATTTACAGACAAAGATTAGTACTGAGCCAAACAATAAgattagaaaatgaatttagAGACATCTGATGTGAAACATAATTACACACCGTTAATTCTATCAAATCCAAGACTATTCTGGTACTTGAGAAATATAGGAAAACTGTTAGAAACTAAAAGCATGGTTTACTGTCAAAGATCTTGGGACAACAAAGATTACAGAATTGGCAATACGACTAACTACACCTAGTAAAAGCATttgtcaatttttattttttttttaaaaaaagaacaaaaagagaAAGCTTAAGCTTGTTAACACATTCATTCTTTTTGATACCTTAGCACGGATAGAGATGGGAATATCCTGGAGTACAGCAGCATCTGTATAGCTGCTTTCATACTGCAAGCGCAAATGGCCTCTGATTTGATTACGGATGTCCTTCCCAAGTCTATTTCTGTTCATATATTTGATTAGATCAGTCATTTTGTCCCTATATTTTTCTGTCTTTGATCCTTTGACGATTAGTGCTGTCATGTTACCAATCAGATAAGCACCAAGAATCATGTCGAAAGAAACATAAATCATAATGAAGATCATTTCTCTCACATTGACTGCATGAATATCTCCGTAACCTGTACCAGACAGACATTCATTTATCATGTTCTAAaccatgaaaaaaaaatgagaatctATTCAGACCAAAAACAGCAGTTCTTGCAAGGCAAACACAAAGTATATAGAGTTATTCTATTCCACCGAGCACTTCATATAGACATTTAGACATCAACAATTATATTGCACTAATTAGCATTCAAGCTATCAATCAGATTATTTATCTCAAACCACCAGCATGGTAGAGTTTTTTAAGTATTGTACTCATCAGCAATGACTTTTGGCATCAAATAGctttaaaatgaaaaaacttGGTTTTCTTATATAATAGCCCTATAATGGGAAGATCAAGAAGTAAGATTGTGTCTCAAGGTGCAAGGCACAACCAGCCATCTGATTCCCCTAAAGCGTCCTTTGGACCAGTTTCCCATACAAACAGCCACTGTTATGGCCTGCCCTGTACTCATGAGATTTTCATATTATTGAGCAATTATTCAGCATCTCAAATTGTTTTTCCTGATCAAACATTGAGAACTATATAAGAATGGAGACAAATACCAAGAGGCTACTCCTGTCATATGACATTCAATTAGCCAACAATATGCTTACGCAGATATGACATGTCCCAATTCATGCAAATAAAAGAGGTGCATTAATGGAAAATACATGCCATTGCCAACATAACCACTGTATACATATGTAGTTTTAAAACATCCATATCTAAAGTCTCATTCTCTAGAgcccttccccccccccccccccaacaacaaaaaaatccaaaagaaatgaatttaaaaaaaaaaaagaaataagaaaaaaacaaagaaaaagaaatgcgGAATCACAACTAAAGGTAAAATACCGAAGAAAAGGACAAGATTTCAAACTTCTTCCTCTCAAAGCAAACACGTTTCCTAAGTGTTTCctaattgttatatttttatgCATCCAACAAGTCAGAAAATTAAATCTGATAAGCCTTAGTGGCCTGGTAAGTTGTGCAGTATTTTATAGCTGGAATGGACATGCCAaatgacaaaagaagaaaacagaAGAATCTTtgataaaaagtgattaaagaTGAGTTGCACTTACCCACAGTTGCCATGGTGACGATGGCAAAATACATTGAAGTTGTGTACCTCTTCCATAGATCAATATCTCTGAAGCTTGAGTACTGGTAATCACCTAGCTTCAAACTCCCAATCCATGTGTAGCCTTCTTTCTCAGGAGGCAGAGTGGTAGCAAGATAATAGAATATGCAGGCTGCAGTATGCGTGCAATATAGCTCAACAGCAATAAGTTTTACTATCCTAGTGAAGAGATAATTGATCCGAATATCTTTCTCCATATGCTGAAAAAACTTATTGCCCTTGCGTACCCGACTCAATCTGATCCACAGAAAGTATCTGACCACTTCTTTGTGGCCAACAGCCTATTTATTCAAGTTGTATCAGAGGGGATCAGATTCCATGCTGCAATCTATTTGTATGTACAAAACTATAACTTTCACTAATGACAATATCTAGGCAAAACAATCTGTGACTTATCTTGAATTTCATGCCTTCATAAATTGATTGATAGATCTAAAAGGCAATCAAGATACTGATTTACAATTAGGAAGTCTTTCCTGAAATCTGAGTTATTTCAGTGTGAGGAGTGAATGACAACTTTATTTTCATGTGGATCACAAATATCTGAGAGTTCTGGGTGCTTATAGCTGATCTTATTTGTTCTTTATCAAATGAGAAAGTATGAGAGAACGGTAACTGTGCAGCTGCATTGTACTCATAATAGGCTTCTTTTTATACTGCATGATTGACATCCTATATACCATCTCTGATGCCGCTGAGAAACAAGATTATACCCACAATATTCTACAACCTAGATCATAAATTATCATTTCCTTTTTGCATTAACTAAAGTACTAAAACCACATTATAGTAGTATAATCAATGATTTAACAAAAAAGTAAGAATACAACCTTATAAATGAAATCCCAAGGCATGCAACCAAGAAGGTCAATGATAAAGTGGGATTTTATGTATCTGCCAAGAAACAACACAATCATTTGTACAATTAATAGGCTAAACAACATGCCAGTATAATGCTGAGGTTTAAGAGAAAGGCAACTAACCGAAGCGCAATTGGAGTTCGCTTATAGACCATTCTATAGGTCTGACTATCCCTATAGGCCACAAGGAATTGCAGGATAATGTCCACAAGGAAAGCTGCCTGACCTGCAATATCCATGAAGAGGAGCTTTCTCGGCAATCCCCTGAAGAACCCGAACTCGAAAGGTGTAAAAAATGATGAGTAAACAGCCCAAATGAGTATGAATTTTTCCCATGCCCGATACCACCTGCATTCAACCATATTCATGAATATGTGAACATTTTAGGGTGTTAAAAGTGGAATATTAGTTGGGTTGCCCATTTGGCACGAAGACGGTAGTAAAATCTCCTGACTACTGGACTATACTGGAAACAGGATAAACGTCTCCAAATTTCtctcttaactttccaaaagaCGAAGTTCTTTTCTTGAATAGAAGAAGTAACttatcaaagtaaacaatgccCACAAGATCAGAAAACAACTTATCGTACTATCACttcttgataagaaaatttttgcagATAATGGACTTGCTTAGCTGGCtcatgcctttttcttttttttttttgagctaagGCAACAACTTATTAGCTCAATatagtgaagaaaaaggacTAGCATAAAGCTTAGTCCTTACAATAGGACTTCAGAAGATGAACTTCTGTTCTCTTAATGGATTGCAAAGAATGCGGAGCATTAAGTTTAAAAGTGGTGTTCAATTTTATAGACCCAGTGTTCATCTTGCTTCCACGGAATTATTCTCATGAAAGTGTTGCCATTTCAAAGTTTCGTTAGCTAGTTCTTGTGAACACCACATGTAAACAGGATCCTCAAGCCTAGATATCCCAAATGTATTTGATGTATTCAACAACTTAATGCTCCTAATTTTATTTCGGCAACCACATTGAAAAGCATGCCAACAATACTTCCTAATAGTAGAGCTTCCTCTTGCAAGACAGAAGCCGATCCCTTCGCCAGCAACAAAGTACTGAGAAATGGACAGTCCGCTTAAAAATTTTTGTACTATACTCCTTCCATTTGCCATCTTATGGTAGTCTTGGCATCGAaatcttcctttcttctttcttttcattttcttttaattaaagGAGATTGGTGACACCCCCATCTAAAGGAGGTACCAAGAAGATTCAACATTTAGCTGGCCACTGCACCGGAAGACACTGAGACTCGAAACAAAACACGATTTTGGTAATTCATCGTTCAAATATCCATGCGAACATGAAAAAAATTCTAGAATCAGCAAGGATAATCTGTAGAACATCAACATTCAAAAATCCTGACTATTCACAATGTAACATGAAATTGGAATAtcacaattttaaaaaatggtAGGATTTTGCTACCTTTTTTTGGTAATAAAAGTGTCCAGTTATCCAACTTAATCTtatattaccaaaaaaaaaaatattgggtACGTTGTTAATTAATTGACAtgtatgtaatttttttttcccattcatCTAGAGAAGAAGCTGTAAGCCTGCAATCTCTTTGCTGTCCTTTTTGTATTTTCTAGCTCGGGCAGGCAGGTCATGTGGACAAACAAGAAGAAGTATTTTAGTAAGGTATTGTTACTCGTATTTATTACTCCCTTatatttaagaattttttcaaattaatttcgctgttataaaaaaaattaatatatacaaCTCCTCCAGCGTACAcgtgaaaaaaagaagaagaagttagTATACGTGTTTCCTCGTCCCGTCTATTTAAAATATccttgagtttgtttggataagagtttatttggatgatttatttaagataattactgtaatattttttgtgatatgatgtatatgagataaaaagttgattgaaaagataaaaagatggttAAAATTTGTAATGAAATCAAATTGTCCAAACAAATCCAAGCTTGTAACGCTAAAAGTCGTAACTTGGCACCCCGAGTCAACTCAACTGCTAGCCTAGTACTCATTTAAGTGGGGCCCAACCACCACTGCTCCCATGCCACGTTTCCTTCGTTTCTAAATCATCTCTCCGCCACCGTCAGCCCAGTTCGACTCAAATAAAATCATTATCGAAAATTAAGAAAACATTCCCACCACAAGCTTGGCAAGCAGGAACGCCACttgtgagagaaaaaaaaaaagtaaaaaagggaaggaaaacgGACCTGTTGTCAGGATGAATGACGAGCCCTTGGGACAGGTCTTTGAGGCCGTTGATCACGCTTTGTCTGCTAAACCGCCggtgagtcgagtcgagtcctAACTCGTGCTCGATCAATTCGAATCGG
This window encodes:
- the LOC113701412 gene encoding potassium channel SKOR-like isoform X1, whose amino-acid sequence is MGRGNSHREEGESRNGEGEYEVEDLRDRIKSSRGSRFELIEHELGLDSTHRRFSRQSVINGLKDLSQGLVIHPDNRWYRAWEKFILIWAVYSSFFTPFEFGFFRGLPRKLLFMDIAGQAAFLVDIILQFLVAYRDSQTYRMVYKRTPIALRYIKSHFIIDLLGCMPWDFIYKAVGHKEVVRYFLWIRLSRVRKGNKFFQHMEKDIRINYLFTRIVKLIAVELYCTHTAACIFYYLATTLPPEKEGYTWIGSLKLGDYQYSSFRDIDLWKRYTTSMYFAIVTMATVGYGDIHAVNVREMIFIMIYVSFDMILGAYLIGNMTALIVKGSKTEKYRDKMTDLIKYMNRNRLGKDIRNQIRGHLRLQYESSYTDAAVLQDIPISIRAKISQSLYKSYIEEVILFKGCSAEFINQIVTRVHEEFFLPGEVIMEQGHAVDQLYFVCHGVLEEVGTAKDGSEETLSLLEPNSVFGIVSILCNIPQPYTVRVCELCRLLRIDKQSFSNILEVYFHDGRTVLTNLLEEKDSAFSLKQLESDITLHIVKQEAELALKVNSAAYYGDLQQLKNLIRAGADPNKNDYDGRSPLHLAASRGYEDIAQFLIQEGVDINVTDNFGNTPLLEAIKSGHEHVASLLVKEGASLQIENAGNFLCTVVAKGDSDLLRRFLTRGIDPNSKDYDQRTPLHVAASQGQYFMAKLLLDAGASVFARDRWGNTPLDEGRISGNKNMMDLLEEAESAQSSELSDLSQESTDGILWTTADKMLRRKCTVFPFHPWEPKDARKCGVVLWVPDSIEELIREASKQLNFASCTCILSEDAGKIIDVDMISNNQKLYLMNETD
- the LOC113701412 gene encoding potassium channel SKOR-like isoform X2 encodes the protein MGRGNSHREEGESRNGEGEYEVEDLRDRIKSSRGSRFELIEHELGLDSTHRRFSRQSVINGLKDLSQGLVIHPDNRWYRAWEKFILIWAVYSSFFTPFEFGFFRGLPRKLLFMDIAGQAAFLVDIILQFLVAYRDSQTYRMVYKRTPIALRYIKSHFIIDLLGCMPWDFIYKAVGHKEVVRYFLWIRLSRVRKGNKFFQHMEKDIRINYLFTRIVKLIAVELYCTHTAACIFYYLATTLPPEKEGYTWIGSLKLGDYQYSSFRDIDLWKRYTTSMYFAIVTMATVGYGDIHAVNVREMIFIMIYVSFDMILGAYLIGNMTALIVKGSKTEKYRDKMTDLIKYMNRNRLGKDIRNQIRGHLRLQYESSYTDAAVLQDIPISIRAKISQSLYKSYIEEVILFKGCSAEFINQIVTRVHEEFFLPGEVIMEQGHAVDQLYFVCHGVLEEVGTAKDGSEETLSLLEPNSVFGIVSILCNIPQPYTVRVCELCRLLRIDKQSFSNILEVYFHDGRTVLTNLLEEKDSAFSLKQLESDITLHIVKQEAELALKVNSAAYYGDLQQLKNLIRAGADPNKNDYDGRSPLHLAASRGYEDIAQFLIQEGVDINVTDNFGNTPLLEAIKSGHEHVASLLVKEGASLQIENAGNFLCTVVAKGDSDLLRRFLTRGIDPNSKDYDQRTPLHVAASQGQYFMAKLLLDAGASVFARDRWGNTPLDEGRISGNKNMMDLLEEAESAQSSELSDLSQESTADKMLRRKCTVFPFHPWEPKDARKCGVVLWVPDSIEELIREASKQLNFASCTCILSEDAGKIIDVDMISNNQKLYLMNETD